One region of Rhodophyticola sp. CCM32 genomic DNA includes:
- a CDS encoding VOC family protein: protein MTVRRIIANIELGQPGAVRAFYADLFGLETLMDQGWIVTLGSGATQPVQISFASEGGSGTPVPGLSIEVDDLDTVLARAAALGIKPHYGPVVEPWGVRRAFLTDPAGTVLNVLEHTGVDPARSADLEID from the coding sequence GTGACGGTTCGGCGGATCATAGCGAATATCGAACTGGGCCAACCGGGCGCGGTGCGGGCGTTTTACGCCGATCTGTTCGGGCTGGAAACGCTGATGGATCAGGGCTGGATCGTGACGCTTGGGTCCGGGGCTACACAGCCGGTGCAGATCAGCTTCGCGAGCGAGGGCGGTTCGGGCACACCGGTGCCCGGCCTGTCGATCGAGGTGGATGACCTGGACACGGTGCTTGCCCGCGCTGCGGCCCTTGGCATCAAGCCCCATTATGGCCCTGTGGTTGAACCCTGGGGCGTCCGCCGCGCCTTTCTGACAGACCCCGCAGGCACTGTTTTGAATGTTCTTGAACACACGGGGGTTGACCCGGCCCGATCCGCAGATTTGGAGATAGATTGA
- the gcvP gene encoding aminomethyl-transferring glycine dehydrogenase has protein sequence MTWTPVDYNPTDFGNRRHIGPSPAEMAEMLAVVGADSLDALIDQTLPGSIRQATPLDWPALSEAELITRMREIAGKNKVMVSMIGQGYYNTHTPPAIQRNVLENPAWYTAYTPYQPEIAQGRLEALLNFQTMVADLTGLEVANASLLDESTACAEAMVMAQRVAKSKAGAFFVDENCHPQNIAVVQTRAEPLDIDVIVGDPADLDADAVFGALFQYPGTFGGLADPSEQIAALHAARAVGIVCTDLLALTLIKEPGAMDADIAVGSAQRFGVPLGYGGPHAAFMACRETYKRAIPGRLVGVSIDSHGRKAFRLALQTREQHIRREKATSNVCTAQALLAVMASFYAVFHGPLGLKAIAQQVHLKAARLAASLRAGGFAPEEEAFFDTITVPVGNMQSRIMAAAVARGINLRDVGNDRIGISVDETTTEAHLAAICRSFGVLFAGPQSLPAIPDALLRKSEYLTHPIFHMNRAESEMMRYMRRLSDRDLALDRAMIPLGSCTMKLNAAVEMMPITWPEFGALHPFAPADQAEGYAEMLEDLSAKLCEITGYDAMSMQPNSGAQGEYAGLLTIAAYHRAQGDDHRNICLIPVSAHGTNPASAQMAGMKVVVVKAADNGDIDVADFREKAAAAGDALAGCMITYPSTHGVFEKTVGEVCAITHEYGGQVYLDGANLNAMVGLSKPGEIGADVSHLNLHKTFCIPHGGGGPGMGPIGVKAHLAPHLPGHPETGGMEGPVSAAPYGSASILPISYAYCLLMGGEGMTQATKVAILNANYIAARLNDAFPVLYRGKGGHVAHECILDTRAFTELGVTVDDIAKRLMDNGFHAPTMSWPVAGTLMVEPTESETKAEIDRFCEAMLSIRAEIAEVEAGNIAADDSPLHHAPHTVEDLVSDWDRAYSREQGCFPAGAFRVDKYWPPVNRVDNVHGDRHLICTCPPLEEYLDAAE, from the coding sequence ATGACCTGGACGCCCGTTGACTATAACCCGACAGATTTCGGCAACCGTCGCCATATTGGTCCGTCGCCTGCCGAGATGGCCGAAATGCTGGCTGTCGTTGGGGCCGATAGTCTGGATGCGCTGATCGACCAGACCTTGCCCGGGTCTATCCGGCAGGCAACACCGCTGGACTGGCCCGCTTTGTCCGAGGCGGAACTGATCACCCGGATGCGGGAGATTGCGGGCAAGAATAAGGTGATGGTCAGCATGATCGGGCAGGGGTATTACAACACCCATACGCCCCCCGCGATCCAGCGCAATGTGCTGGAAAACCCGGCCTGGTACACGGCCTATACCCCCTATCAGCCCGAGATTGCGCAAGGCCGGCTGGAGGCTTTGCTGAACTTCCAGACCATGGTTGCGGACCTGACCGGGCTTGAGGTGGCCAATGCCTCGCTGCTGGATGAAAGCACCGCCTGCGCCGAGGCAATGGTGATGGCGCAGCGGGTGGCGAAATCGAAGGCGGGCGCGTTTTTCGTTGATGAAAACTGCCATCCGCAGAATATCGCGGTGGTCCAGACGCGGGCAGAACCGCTGGACATTGATGTGATCGTCGGGGACCCTGCCGATCTGGATGCCGATGCGGTGTTCGGCGCCCTGTTTCAGTATCCGGGCACATTCGGCGGGCTGGCAGACCCGTCTGAGCAGATCGCGGCCCTGCATGCGGCCAGGGCCGTGGGGATCGTGTGTACCGATCTTCTGGCGCTTACTCTTATAAAAGAACCCGGTGCGATGGATGCGGATATCGCCGTGGGTTCGGCACAGCGGTTTGGTGTGCCTTTGGGCTATGGCGGCCCCCATGCGGCCTTCATGGCCTGCCGTGAAACCTATAAACGGGCGATCCCCGGGCGTCTGGTTGGGGTCAGTATCGACAGCCATGGGCGCAAGGCGTTTCGTCTGGCGCTGCAAACCCGCGAACAACATATCCGGCGCGAGAAGGCGACCTCGAATGTCTGCACCGCGCAGGCCTTGCTGGCGGTGATGGCCTCGTTTTATGCGGTGTTCCACGGCCCTCTGGGGCTGAAAGCCATCGCGCAGCAGGTGCATCTGAAAGCCGCGCGGCTGGCTGCCTCCTTGCGCGCCGGGGGGTTCGCGCCGGAAGAGGAGGCGTTTTTCGACACCATCACCGTGCCGGTCGGCAATATGCAAAGCCGGATCATGGCCGCCGCCGTGGCCCGGGGTATCAACCTGCGCGATGTGGGCAATGACCGGATCGGCATTTCAGTGGACGAGACCACGACCGAGGCGCATCTGGCCGCGATCTGCCGGTCTTTCGGGGTGTTGTTCGCGGGGCCGCAAAGCCTGCCTGCGATCCCTGATGCCTTGCTGCGCAAATCCGAGTATCTGACCCACCCGATCTTTCATATGAACCGGGCGGAATCCGAGATGATGCGCTATATGCGCCGCCTGTCTGACCGCGATCTGGCGCTGGACCGGGCGATGATCCCGCTTGGCTCCTGCACGATGAAGCTGAACGCCGCTGTCGAGATGATGCCGATCACCTGGCCGGAATTCGGCGCGCTGCACCCGTTTGCCCCTGCCGATCAGGCCGAAGGCTATGCCGAGATGCTGGAGGATCTGTCTGCCAAACTGTGTGAGATCACCGGCTATGACGCCATGTCGATGCAGCCGAATTCCGGCGCGCAGGGTGAATATGCGGGGCTGTTGACCATCGCCGCATATCATCGGGCGCAAGGTGATGATCATCGGAATATCTGCCTGATCCCGGTTTCGGCCCATGGCACCAACCCGGCCTCGGCCCAGATGGCGGGCATGAAGGTGGTGGTGGTGAAAGCCGCCGATAATGGCGATATCGACGTGGCGGATTTTCGCGAGAAAGCTGCCGCCGCTGGGGATGCTCTGGCGGGTTGCATGATCACCTACCCCTCCACCCATGGGGTGTTTGAGAAAACCGTGGGCGAGGTCTGCGCGATCACCCATGAATATGGCGGGCAGGTCTATCTGGACGGGGCCAATCTGAACGCGATGGTGGGGCTGTCAAAACCCGGAGAGATCGGCGCGGATGTCTCGCACCTGAATCTGCACAAGACATTCTGTATCCCCCATGGGGGCGGCGGCCCGGGCATGGGGCCGATTGGTGTCAAGGCGCATCTTGCCCCGCATCTGCCGGGCCATCCCGAAACCGGCGGTATGGAGGGGCCGGTCTCGGCCGCGCCTTATGGGTCGGCCTCGATCCTGCCGATCTCTTATGCCTATTGCCTGCTTATGGGCGGCGAGGGGATGACCCAAGCGACGAAAGTGGCGATTCTGAACGCCAATTACATCGCCGCCCGGCTGAATGATGCCTTTCCGGTATTGTATCGGGGCAAGGGCGGGCATGTGGCCCATGAATGCATTCTGGATACGCGCGCCTTTACCGAGCTGGGTGTGACCGTGGATGATATTGCCAAACGCCTGATGGATAACGGGTTTCACGCCCCGACGATGAGCTGGCCCGTGGCCGGCACCCTGATGGTGGAGCCGACGGAAAGCGAAACCAAGGCCGAGATTGACCGGTTCTGCGAGGCGATGCTGTCGATCCGGGCCGAGATTGCCGAGGTGGAAGCAGGCAATATCGCCGCCGATGACAGCCCGCTGCATCACGCGCCGCATACGGTGGAGGATCTGGTCAGCGACTGGGATCGTGCCTATTCGCGCGAACAGGGCTGTTTCCCCGCAGGTGCGTTCCGGGTGGATAAATACTGGCCGCCGGTGAACCGGGTCGACAATGTCCATGGCGACCGCCACCTGATCTGCACCTGCCCGCCGCTGGAGGAATATCTGGACGCGGCGGAGTGA
- the moaD gene encoding molybdopterin converting factor subunit 1, with protein MDLRYFAWLRERIGTGHEQVETQAATVADLIEELRAIDDAHAHAFSDLTAIRAAVDQDLVDLDAPLANAREVAFFPPMTGG; from the coding sequence ATGGACCTGCGCTATTTCGCCTGGCTGCGCGAACGGATCGGCACCGGCCATGAACAGGTCGAGACCCAGGCTGCGACCGTGGCCGATCTGATCGAGGAACTGCGCGCGATAGATGACGCCCATGCCCATGCCTTCTCGGACCTCACAGCGATCCGCGCCGCCGTCGATCAGGATCTGGTGGACCTGGATGCGCCCCTTGCCAATGCGCGCGAAGTGGCCTTCTTCCCGCCGATGACCGGGGGTTGA
- the gcvH gene encoding glycine cleavage system protein GcvH: MKYTEEHEWLRVEDDLVVVGITAYAAEQLGDVVFVELPDEGTQVVKDDEVAVIESVKAASDILAPLDGEIAEINAALVDTPALVNEDPLGEAWFFKMKLADLSALDDLMDEAAYNALIG; encoded by the coding sequence ATGAAATACACCGAAGAGCATGAATGGCTGCGCGTCGAGGATGATCTGGTGGTTGTGGGCATCACCGCCTATGCCGCCGAACAACTGGGCGATGTGGTGTTTGTGGAACTCCCCGATGAGGGCACGCAGGTTGTCAAGGATGACGAGGTTGCGGTGATCGAAAGCGTCAAGGCGGCGTCGGATATTCTGGCGCCCCTGGATGGTGAGATCGCCGAGATCAATGCCGCCCTGGTCGACACCCCCGCGCTGGTCAATGAGGACCCGCTGGGCGAGGCCTGGTTTTTCAAGATGAAACTGGCCGATCTGTCGGCGCTGGACGACCTGATGGATGAGGCCGCCTATAACGCGCTGATCGGGTGA
- a CDS encoding IS110 family transposase, with amino-acid sequence MMENVFGVDVAKNWIDVAGPGGHERVGNRDLEAFARRVAAQGGRVAFEASGGYETPLRAALARAGVRAIRINPRRAQAFATSLGRLAKTDRVDAGVLRQMATRLDLPDCPPEREEVIRLKALQLRRRQLVEDAKREKTRLTQTSHAAMRASAQRVLRLLRREILQIEAAIAKLIAASADLRGKAELLRTAPGVGPVSATALLADMPELGGLTPRQAAALAGLAPISRDSGLRCGKRRIGGGRKALRDVLYMAGLSAARHDPNLRAFAQRLKAKGKAPKQAIIAVTRKLLTILNAMIRENRPYQHTS; translated from the coding sequence ATGATGGAAAATGTATTTGGTGTCGATGTGGCAAAGAACTGGATTGATGTTGCGGGGCCTGGTGGCCATGAACGGGTTGGCAACAGGGATCTGGAGGCCTTCGCGCGGCGCGTTGCCGCCCAGGGCGGGCGCGTGGCATTTGAGGCCTCGGGGGGATATGAAACGCCGTTGCGCGCCGCGCTGGCCCGGGCAGGTGTCCGTGCGATCCGCATCAATCCACGGCGGGCGCAGGCCTTTGCCACCAGCCTGGGTCGTCTGGCCAAGACCGACCGGGTGGACGCAGGCGTGTTGCGCCAGATGGCAACACGGCTGGACCTGCCGGACTGCCCTCCCGAGAGGGAAGAGGTGATCCGGCTCAAGGCCTTGCAGCTTCGTCGCCGCCAGTTGGTGGAGGATGCAAAACGCGAGAAGACCCGCCTGACCCAGACGTCCCATGCTGCGATGCGCGCCTCTGCCCAGCGGGTTCTGCGTCTGTTGCGGCGAGAAATTCTGCAGATCGAAGCCGCCATTGCCAAGCTTATTGCGGCATCTGCGGATTTGCGCGGGAAGGCTGAGCTGTTGCGGACGGCACCGGGGGTGGGGCCGGTCTCGGCCACCGCCCTTCTGGCAGACATGCCCGAACTTGGCGGGCTGACACCGCGCCAGGCTGCGGCGCTGGCGGGCCTGGCTCCGATATCGCGCGATAGCGGGCTGCGCTGCGGAAAACGACGCATCGGTGGCGGCCGAAAAGCGCTGCGCGACGTGCTATACATGGCCGGCCTGAGTGCTGCACGCCACGATCCAAACCTGCGCGCCTTTGCCCAGCGGCTCAAAGCCAAAGGAAAAGCACCAAAACAGGCAATCATCGCCGTCACGCGCAAATTGCTCACCATCCTAAACGCAATGATCCGAGAAAACAGACCATATCAGCATACTTCATAA
- the pgsA gene encoding CDP-diacylglycerol--glycerol-3-phosphate 3-phosphatidyltransferase, producing the protein MRWTLPNILTVFRLIAAPALGLVFLVLPHPYADWVVLILFITASLTDYIDGYLARKWQQVSKFGAMLDPIADKAMVVIALAVLLGLLGGMVWLMIPVVAILFREVFVSGLREYLGHTAGTLQVTPLAKWKTTVQMVAISMLFAWGLFEHFFGMQTFGMDGEIVAAVLAGEIADDFGLIWKYYGLLLASWGGLALLWVAAALTLVTGADYFLKALPYLREE; encoded by the coding sequence ATGCGCTGGACCTTGCCCAATATTCTGACGGTGTTTCGCCTGATCGCCGCGCCCGCCCTGGGCCTGGTGTTTCTGGTGTTGCCGCACCCCTATGCGGATTGGGTGGTGCTGATCCTGTTCATCACCGCATCGCTGACCGATTATATCGACGGGTATCTGGCCCGAAAATGGCAGCAGGTCAGCAAGTTCGGCGCAATGCTGGACCCGATTGCCGACAAGGCGATGGTGGTGATCGCGCTGGCGGTTCTTCTGGGGCTTCTGGGGGGGATGGTCTGGCTGATGATCCCGGTGGTCGCGATTCTGTTTCGTGAGGTGTTTGTCTCGGGCCTGCGGGAATATCTGGGCCATACGGCCGGTACGCTGCAGGTCACGCCGCTGGCGAAATGGAAAACAACCGTGCAGATGGTGGCGATCTCGATGCTGTTCGCCTGGGGCCTGTTCGAACATTTCTTCGGTATGCAGACCTTTGGCATGGATGGGGAGATTGTGGCCGCCGTGCTGGCCGGTGAGATCGCCGATGACTTCGGCCTGATCTGGAAATATTACGGGCTGCTTCTGGCCTCCTGGGGCGGATTGGCGCTGCTTTGGGTGGCCGCCGCCCTTACGCTGGTCACCGGGGCTGATTACTTCCTCAAGGCCCTGCCCTACCTGCGCGAGGAGTGA
- a CDS encoding MATE family efflux transporter codes for MAQAQAKFLEGNLFRHISVMSLTASIGLMAVFLVDFVDMIFISMLGKAELAAAVGYAGAVLFFTTSFGIGMAIAGGALVARALGAGDTGLAQRRATSTLIFGVIFGTIFSAGVWLNLRGLTALIGASGETQDLAVHYLRIIIPSLPFLLLGMVGGAILRAHGDARRSMMATIYGGLVNAVLDPILIFGFDLDLTGAALASVAARVTIAATALVPILRYYGGFGRPTWPEMKLDLGPVVTLAFPAILTQLATPVGQAYVTRSMAQYGEEAVAGMAIVGRLTPVAFGVIFALSGAVGPIIGQNFGARDTGRVRRAYWDGLVFTAVVVLLVTALLFAMRGPIADLFTATGITRDLVFLFCGPLALAFFFNGMIFVSNAAFNNLGHPYYSTWINWGRHTLGTIPLVILFSIWFGAAGVLIGQAVGGVIFALISLILALNVIARPETAPKTTPFQRQTRVLQLFYHRR; via the coding sequence ATGGCACAGGCGCAGGCAAAATTTCTGGAGGGCAACCTGTTCCGGCATATCTCGGTCATGTCGCTGACCGCGTCCATTGGCCTGATGGCGGTGTTTCTGGTCGATTTCGTCGATATGATTTTCATCTCGATGCTGGGCAAGGCAGAACTGGCCGCGGCCGTGGGCTATGCCGGGGCGGTTTTGTTTTTCACCACCTCTTTCGGCATCGGCATGGCAATTGCCGGCGGTGCGCTGGTGGCCCGGGCGCTGGGGGCGGGCGATACGGGCCTGGCCCAGCGTCGCGCGACCAGCACGCTGATTTTCGGTGTGATTTTCGGGACAATCTTCAGCGCGGGGGTTTGGCTGAACCTGCGCGGCCTGACCGCCTTGATAGGCGCCAGCGGCGAGACCCAGGACCTGGCCGTGCATTATCTGCGGATCATCATCCCCTCGCTGCCCTTCCTGCTGCTGGGCATGGTGGGGGGCGCCATTCTGCGCGCCCATGGGGATGCGCGCCGCTCGATGATGGCAACGATTTATGGCGGGCTGGTCAATGCGGTGCTGGACCCGATCCTGATCTTCGGCTTTGATCTGGACCTGACCGGCGCCGCGCTGGCCTCGGTCGCGGCACGGGTCACCATCGCGGCCACGGCGCTGGTGCCGATCCTGCGCTATTATGGCGGGTTCGGGCGCCCGACCTGGCCGGAGATGAAGCTTGATCTGGGGCCGGTCGTCACCCTGGCCTTCCCGGCGATCCTGACGCAACTGGCCACGCCCGTGGGTCAGGCCTATGTCACGCGATCCATGGCGCAATATGGCGAGGAGGCCGTGGCCGGCATGGCCATTGTCGGCCGGTTGACGCCCGTGGCCTTCGGCGTGATCTTTGCCCTATCCGGCGCCGTCGGGCCGATCATCGGGCAGAATTTCGGGGCGCGTGATACCGGGCGGGTGCGCCGGGCCTATTGGGACGGGCTGGTCTTTACCGCTGTGGTGGTCCTTCTGGTAACCGCGCTGCTTTTTGCCATGCGCGGGCCGATTGCCGATCTGTTCACCGCCACCGGCATCACCCGGGATCTGGTGTTTCTGTTCTGCGGCCCGCTGGCTTTGGCGTTCTTTTTCAACGGGATGATCTTTGTGTCCAACGCGGCGTTCAACAATCTGGGCCACCCGTATTATTCCACCTGGATCAACTGGGGGCGGCACACATTGGGAACGATCCCGCTGGTGATCCTGTTCTCGATCTGGTTCGGGGCCGCCGGTGTGCTGATCGGGCAGGCGGTGGGCGGGGTGATCTTTGCCCTGATCTCGCTGATACTGGCGCTGAATGTGATTGCCCGGCCTGAAACAGCGCCGAAAACCACACCGTTCCAGCGCCAGACGCGGGTGTTACAGTTGTTTTATCACCGCCGATAG
- a CDS encoding gamma-glutamylcyclotransferase family protein, whose protein sequence is MSDPFFFGYGSLVNRATHDFPRAARARVTGWDRLWKRTRLRKLAFLTAVEAPGVEIDGLIAAVPGADWAALDEREHAYHRLPVGQITHEHGALPDIQIYRTKPEYDTDATEEYPILLSYLDTVIQGYLREFGEIGARGFFDTTKGWEAPILNDRTAPIYPRAQPLEADERRFVDDHLAALSAVIKQL, encoded by the coding sequence ATGTCCGATCCGTTCTTCTTTGGCTATGGCAGCCTCGTCAATCGCGCCACCCATGACTTTCCGCGCGCCGCCCGGGCACGGGTGACAGGATGGGACCGCCTGTGGAAACGCACCAGATTGCGCAAGCTGGCCTTTCTGACGGCGGTAGAGGCCCCGGGGGTTGAAATCGACGGGCTGATTGCGGCGGTGCCCGGCGCTGACTGGGCCGCCCTTGATGAACGCGAACACGCCTATCACCGCCTGCCGGTAGGCCAGATCACCCATGAGCACGGGGCCCTGCCCGATATCCAGATTTACCGCACCAAGCCGGAATATGACACCGATGCCACCGAGGAGTATCCGATCCTGCTCAGCTATCTGGACACGGTAATTCAGGGCTATCTGCGGGAATTTGGAGAGATCGGCGCCAGGGGGTTCTTCGACACGACAAAAGGATGGGAAGCCCCGATCCTAAATGACCGCACCGCGCCGATCTATCCCCGGGCGCAACCGCTGGAGGCCGATGAGCGCCGGTTTGTCGATGATCATCTGGCAGCCCTATCGGCGGTGATAAAACAACTGTAA
- a CDS encoding DUF4329 domain-containing protein, with product MRLILACMISLMTTLMGQAQSSEETEFITALFMNMNPLSIEFNREVCGYLVRDPSGDLVSTKASWGGPASCASLPVPPEMQILSSWHTHAAWGEGYDGEVPSTIDVEGDMRQGVNGWVATPGGRLWFVNGQTGDIHQVCGRDCLPSDPNFFPEEHGPVAKRYTLDGLRARFGQR from the coding sequence ATGCGATTGATCCTGGCCTGCATGATCAGCCTGATGACCACGCTGATGGGCCAGGCCCAAAGCAGCGAGGAAACCGAATTCATCACCGCGCTGTTCATGAATATGAACCCGCTGTCGATCGAGTTTAACCGCGAGGTCTGCGGCTATCTGGTGCGCGATCCCTCGGGGGATCTGGTCAGCACCAAGGCAAGCTGGGGCGGCCCGGCCTCCTGCGCCTCTCTGCCGGTGCCGCCCGAGATGCAGATTCTGTCATCCTGGCACACCCATGCGGCCTGGGGAGAAGGGTATGATGGCGAAGTGCCCTCGACAATTGATGTGGAAGGCGACATGCGCCAGGGCGTCAATGGCTGGGTCGCCACCCCGGGCGGACGCCTGTGGTTCGTGAATGGCCAGACCGGAGATATTCATCAGGTCTGTGGCCGCGACTGCCTGCCGAGCGATCCGAATTTCTTCCCCGAGGAACACGGCCCCGTGGCCAAACGCTACACACTCGACGGGCTCCGCGCCCGGTTCGGGCAACGGTAA
- the gcvT gene encoding glycine cleavage system aminomethyltransferase GcvT translates to MTELKRLPLHALHDELGGKFVPFAGYDMPVQYAGGVMAEHLWCREKAGLFDVSHMGQVLLPVDQAGALEALVPVDVIGLGVGRQRYGLFTGENGGVLDDLMIARRQDDLFLVVNAACKAADIAHLQAHLTGVAPVEGRALLALQGPLAETALARLLPDVAAMRFMDVARMDWQGADLWLSRSGYTGEDGFEISVPGAAADGFARALLEMAEVAPIGLGARDSLRLEAGLPLYGQDLSEEISPIEARLGWAISKIRRADGARAGGFPGAVRILDEMANGAPRRRVGLRPEGRAPMRAGVPLFATAEGGVPIGLVTSGGFGPSVGGPVAMGLIDNNTPDGAMIYGELRGKRLPAVQVALPFYKQSYKR, encoded by the coding sequence ATGACCGAGTTGAAACGCCTGCCACTTCACGCATTGCATGACGAACTGGGCGGAAAATTCGTGCCTTTCGCGGGGTATGACATGCCGGTGCAATATGCCGGTGGTGTGATGGCCGAACATCTGTGGTGCCGCGAAAAGGCCGGGTTGTTTGATGTCAGCCATATGGGTCAGGTGCTCCTGCCTGTGGATCAGGCCGGGGCGCTGGAGGCATTGGTGCCGGTCGATGTGATCGGTCTGGGCGTGGGGCGGCAGCGCTATGGGCTGTTCACCGGCGAAAACGGCGGCGTGCTGGACGATCTGATGATCGCGCGGCGGCAGGATGATTTGTTTCTGGTGGTGAATGCGGCCTGCAAGGCGGCGGATATCGCGCATTTGCAGGCCCATCTGACCGGGGTGGCGCCGGTTGAGGGCCGGGCGCTTCTGGCCCTTCAGGGGCCGCTGGCCGAAACGGCGCTGGCAAGGCTTTTGCCTGATGTGGCGGCGATGAGGTTCATGGATGTGGCCCGGATGGATTGGCAGGGGGCCGACCTGTGGCTGTCCCGCTCGGGCTATACCGGCGAGGACGGGTTCGAGATATCGGTGCCCGGGGCGGCGGCCGACGGGTTCGCGCGGGCCCTGCTGGAGATGGCCGAGGTTGCCCCGATCGGGCTTGGCGCGCGCGACAGTCTGCGGCTGGAGGCGGGCTTGCCGCTGTACGGGCAGGATCTGAGCGAAGAGATTTCACCGATTGAGGCGCGGTTGGGCTGGGCCATTTCCAAGATCCGGCGCGCGGATGGCGCGCGCGCTGGCGGGTTTCCCGGCGCGGTGCGGATTCTGGATGAAATGGCCAATGGCGCGCCGCGCAGGCGAGTCGGTCTGCGACCCGAAGGGCGGGCGCCGATGCGGGCGGGCGTGCCGCTTTTCGCAACCGCCGAGGGCGGCGTGCCGATCGGCCTTGTCACGTCGGGCGGGTTCGGGCCGTCTGTGGGCGGTCCGGTGGCCATGGGGCTGATTGACAACAACACCCCGGACGGGGCCATGATTTACGGAGAACTCCGCGGCAAGCGCCTGCCGGCGGTGCAGGTTGCCCTGCCGTTTTACAAACAAAGCTACAAACGCTGA
- a CDS encoding molybdenum cofactor biosynthesis protein MoaE, with amino-acid sequence MIRVQADPFDMGTELNRFAASVPGAGAVVSFSGLVRDVASADLDHMVIEHYPVMTEKALTGIADQARARWSLTGVFVLHRYGRMRPGDPIMMVATAARHRADAFAAAEFLMDYLKSRAPFWKQEITAKGSRWVAARAEDETALKRW; translated from the coding sequence ATGATCCGCGTTCAGGCCGATCCGTTCGATATGGGTACTGAGCTGAACCGTTTCGCGGCATCCGTGCCCGGTGCCGGTGCCGTGGTCAGCTTTTCGGGCCTGGTGCGCGATGTCGCCAGTGCCGATCTCGACCATATGGTGATCGAACATTACCCGGTCATGACCGAAAAGGCCCTGACCGGTATCGCCGATCAGGCGCGCGCACGCTGGTCCCTGACCGGCGTCTTCGTGCTTCACCGCTATGGCAGGATGCGCCCGGGCGATCCGATCATGATGGTGGCCACCGCCGCGCGCCACCGGGCCGACGCGTTTGCGGCGGCTGAATTCCTGATGGATTACCTGAAATCCCGCGCGCCTTTCTGGAAACAGGAAATCACCGCCAAAGGGTCCCGCTGGGTCGCCGCGCGCGCAGAAGACGAAACCGCGCTCAAGCGCTGGTAA